The following DNA comes from Mastomys coucha isolate ucsf_1 unplaced genomic scaffold, UCSF_Mcou_1 pScaffold11, whole genome shotgun sequence.
cttttgtttggttttttttgttttgttttgttttattgaagcaaggtttctctgtgtagacctagctgacctcgaactcagagagacccacttgcttctgccttccaagtgctaggattaaaggtatgtaccaccacaccaggcttaaAATGGTGCTTAGACAATGCACTTAgaattagttttggtttttttttgggggggggtgttgttttttttttttgtttttgtttttgttttgttttgctagcGGGAATTCATTTCCAAAGTTGCTCCCACATATATGACCCTTGGCGCTAAGCTGCCCATTTCTGCGCACCATTTGATACAGGGCAGTGAGCTAACAGGAATCTAAGTGGCACCATGGCGCATGGCGGCGGGTcattcctcatcctcatcctcgtCATAGTACCGGTTTCTCTTTATCTGTTCCTCCACAGACAGCTCTCGGACCACTTCCCCCTCCCAGAACCCGACATCTTGGGATTTCAGATTCTGGGGAGTGCATTCTTTAGCAGCCGTGGTGTCTACAAAGCCAGACCAACCCGGAGACTCGGGTTCTAACGGAGACTGCTGTGCGCAGACATGGCCATCACCTTCAGCTGTGTCTGCACCGCCGTTTTCTGTAAAATTCTCACTCTCCGCCTCAAAGGAACGACGGTCCCTGCTCCTCGGCGTTTCCTCCTCCGCCGCAGCGTCCTCGCTCTGCCAGCCTGACTTCCCTACATTCTCTTTCTCCCCAGAGGGCCTGGCGTTTTCCGTTTGTTTCCTTTCCGTCGTCGCTATCCCCCCTCCACACTCCTCACTCTGCTCCGACTCGCTCCAGCCTCGCCTGAGAGATGGCGACAAGGTCTTGGGGCTCTTGATGGAAGAGGTTCGAAAGGAAGCCGCTACAGTAAACGGGCGGCTCCTCTCCTTCAGGGACGAAGACCGCCTCAGCTTCTTCAGGTCCAGATCTACATCCTCCGCAGCTTCCGTCTTGCAGCCCTCATCCTCCGGAGGCCACTTGGGCTTCGAGACTTTGAACCCTTCCTCCAGGGCACTTCCTGAAGTGCCCAGCTCGGCTGGCGGAGGCCAGGCGATCCTCAGCTTCTTGGTCTCAGCTGGCttatcctccctctccctctgagaGAAGGCCTTGGCTTCCATGCTTGCAGCCAGCACGCCGACCTTAGCGATGGGGGCATCCTCTACGCCCGGGCTATGGGGGGTCTCCCCTGCATTAGGAGGCTGGTCTGCTCTCCCCAGGGTCTCTTCATTTTCACTTTTGCTTGCCCACAGATCCTTATGGGGCTTGTGCCCAAAGCCTTCGTCATAGTTGCCTTTGGACTTGAAGAGTTGATTGAAGTGAGGCTTACAATAGATTCTTCCATGTAAGGATGCATATGTTCCTAGACTATGACGGAAAGAGAGAACACCAAATCAGTGAAGTGAACCTTCCCTTACACTCTGTTAGAGCAGCAGGCTCCAATCTGGGAGTGCCAGTATTTTCTGAAGATGGTGAGAAACTTCCTTCCCCTTTGGAGGGTAGACACTGTGAGTGTATAGGTCTTATACATGCCAGGCAAACTGTATTAAATGAGCTATATCCCTAGTCCAAGGAAGATATCTTTAAAAGTACCTAAATGACCTATCATAATGCCTTACACTCTTTTAAggctttttttagttttattttttttgagggagggCCTAACCTCACcatgtaatcctggctggccttgaacttgaaatccccctgcctcagtctcctgagtgctaagatcacAGGTGTGCAGTGCCATGAttgtctttatctttctttacACAGAACATGCTCGCTCCCTAGTCTAAGTCTTCAACTGGTCACTCTCCTAACTGGTATGGAATTCctcattttcaaatgattttattcTCTTCAATCAAAATGTTTAGCAATTAtttttcctgggctggagagatggctcagcggttaagagtactgactgctcttccagaggtcctgagttcaattcccagcaaccacatggtggctcacaaccatctgtaatgagatctgataccctcttctggtgtgtgtctgaggacagctataattgtactcatatacataaaataaataagtaaatcttttttttttttaaaagagtattcTAGAAGGGTACTTGATTGGGAAGGAAAAATAGAGGAAGTGACCTTGGATACTTCCTTCTCTCTGAAACTATGTAATTGAAATGAATGAATGTGAACTCTTTTCCCAATCTGCCAGATTGATAATTTCCTTTAAGTCCTTCTCCCACTTTTCTTCCTGGTGACTGAACCCGGGGTTGTGAATGCTAGGCTACACCCTCAGCTTTCTTTTTCACACTAAGTTGCTCAGGCAGGCCGTGagcttgtgatcttcctgcctcgacTTCCCACTGTAGCCGGGATTCCAAGCCCGTGCTCACCAGACCTAGAACGCCTTGGGATTTTAGGCTTCAGTTCTACCACCAAGGCACCAAAGCATTCCCAAGGACATCATCATTCGTATGAAGGACCTGTCACTGAATAGTGCTTCCTGCTTTACCAGAGGCCCCGGCGGGGTTAGTACACTAGCTTTTAGTGCCTGTGTTCTAAAAGCCAGAGTCCCTCTGCGCGCCCACTCTGCAGACAGAAGCCtgcttggggctggctcacctaaGTTTGTTGTTGCAGTAGGAGCATCGGAAACAGCTGATGTGAAACACCTGCTGGTTGGCCAGGAGCCGTTCCATGGGGTACACAGTCTTCTGACACTCCACGCAGCTCTCCTTCGCAGGCGCCTGAAACTTCTAGAGAAGGAAGCAGGCAATTTCAGCCTTAGCTCAGACGCTTTGGTGCCCCGCCGAGATGGGCCTAGGATTTCATCTATCTAAGGGCCGCTCTCAAAGGAACTACACCTGCTCCGAGTCTACCGGCTCGCTTGGTAGAGCTGGGACCCTCTCCTGGATTTCTGTACCAAACTGTGTGGCTGCCCTGAGTGTAGAAGCCTTTGAGGTCAGGTGGGCTTGGGCCGCACTGCAGAGCAAGTTGTTGACAGcctgagacacagacacaggcatacacacaaacacacacacacacacacacacacacacacgcacacacacacacagatacacttcGGATGGAGAGCTGTAGTTAGAAGGGTAGGGAgtaggagaaaataaaatcataacacAGGAGGAGGATTCAGGTGGCAGAAAGGAGGTGATTTTAACAGTCTTGGGAGGGCCCCACACCCAAGCTGAGGGAAAGTGATTATA
Coding sequences within:
- the Lima1 gene encoding LIM domain and actin-binding protein 1 translates to MESTPFNRRQWTSMSLRVTAKELSLVNKNKSSAIVEIFSKYQKAAEEANTERKKNNTESLPQHFRRGTLSVLKKKWENPVTGAEFHTDSLPNSSSEGRHTADHPSVGATDKPAPGARADREEHTQPKPRFGSRPEAVIQCRYLHTEDSHDFKIQATESQKMENCLGDSRYEAEKPETSESTETSGKIEKYNVPLNRLKMMFEKGEHSQTKGLWTQSRNAGGRRLSENSCSLDDLEIGAGPLSSSEFNSEKNESKRSLELPRLSETSIKDRMAKYQAAVSKQSSPASYTNELKTSGSKTHKWEQKENVPPGPEACSIHQEGSKVFATENSLVAHSVPAEDDTCNSQVKSEAQQPVHPKPLSPDARTSSLPESSPSKTVKKFQAPAKESCVECQKTVYPMERLLANQQVFHISCFRCSYCNNKLSLGTYASLHGRIYCKPHFNQLFKSKGNYDEGFGHKPHKDLWASKSENEETLGRADQPPNAGETPHSPGVEDAPIAKVGVLAASMEAKAFSQREREDKPAETKKLRIAWPPPAELGTSGSALEEGFKVSKPKWPPEDEGCKTEAAEDVDLDLKKLRRSSSLKERSRPFTVAASFRTSSIKSPKTLSPSLRRGWSESEQSEECGGGIATTERKQTENARPSGEKENVGKSGWQSEDAAAEEETPRSRDRRSFEAESENFTENGGADTAEGDGHVCAQQSPLEPESPGWSGFVDTTAAKECTPQNLKSQDVGFWEGEVVRELSVEEQIKRNRYYDEDEDEE